Proteins from a genomic interval of Pristis pectinata isolate sPriPec2 chromosome 9, sPriPec2.1.pri, whole genome shotgun sequence:
- the bhlhe22 gene encoding class E basic helix-loop-helix protein 22: MERSLHLNGPREDLFRQTLSASAKRLESTFRPAAAIELSLPEPRSPMVCFEQADADPVHHQPGGEAGGGSGQYAEHQVTSCRESSGGDQSPDEDSDERCELMLGRQGGSERAGSLTKGAGGPASKKNKEQRALRLSINARERRRMHDLNDALDELRSVIPYAHSPSVRKLSKIATLLLAKNYILMQAQALDEMRRLVAYLNQGQSLPAAALPSSAAAAALTPSLGAYEQAAAGGYPFTASGLVAATAAAAAVSCPDKCATTTALYSTSSLCKQCSDKP; encoded by the coding sequence ATGGAAAGGAGCCTCCACCTCAATGGACCACGAGAGGATCTTTTTCGCCAAACTCTCAGCGCCTCGGCTAAGAGACTGGAGAGTACTTTCCGCCCGGCTGCCGCTATCGAGCTGTCGCTGCCCGAGCCCCGCTCCCCGATGGTCTGCTTCGAGCAAGCCGACGCCGACCCGGTGCACCATCAGCCAGGGGGAGAGGCCGGAGGGGGCAGCGGGCAGTACGCCGAGCACCAGGTCACCTCCTGCCGGGAGAGCAGCGGAGGCGACCAGAGCCCGGACGAGGACAGCGACGAGCGCTGCGAGCTGATGCTGGGCAGGCAAGGGGGCAGCGAGCGGGCCGGTTCTCTGACCAAAGGAGCCGGGGGGCCGGCCAGCAAGAAGAACAAGGAGCAGAGAGCCCTGAGGCTCAGCATCAACGCCCGGGAGAGGAGGCGCATGCACGACTTGAACGACGCGCTGGACGAGCTGAGGTCGGTGATCCCTTACGCGCACAGCCCGTCCGTCAGGAAGCTCTCCAAGATCGCCACGCTGCTCCTGGCCAAGAACTACATCCTGATGCAGGCTCAGGCGCTGGACGAGATGAGGAGGCTGGTGGCGTACCTCAACCAGGGCCAGAGCTTGCCGGCGGCAGCGCTACCGTCCtcagccgccgccgccgccctcACCCCCAGCCTGGGTGCCTACGAGCAAGCGGCAGCTGGCGGCTACCCGTTCACCGCCAGCGGCTTAGTGGCGGcgacggcggcggcggcggcggtcAGCTGCCCCGACAAGTGCGCCACCACCACGGCTCTTTACAGCACGTCCAGTCTCTGCAAACAGTGCAGCGACAAGCCTTAA